The Hymenobacter oligotrophus genome segment CGGGGCAGCAAACCGTAGCGCCCGCACAGCCACGCCGTGGGCACGGCCGTGAGCCCCTGGGCCAGCAGGTAAGCCAGCAACACCCAGCGCACCGGCCACCCCGCCCACAGCGCGGCCCCAACGGCCAGCGGGCCAAGCAAGCTGAGCGCTACCGTAAGCCCGATGTAGGCACGCAGGCGTTGGGCGGCCAGCAGCACTGCGGCTAGGTAGGCATGCGTGGTAAGCAAGCTGATGCCCGCCACCAGCCCCAGCACCCACCAGCCGCTCGGCCGAAACGCATCGAGCAGGGCGCCGCGCAGCACCGGCAACGTCCCGAAAGCGAGCAGCAGCATCAGCAGGTTGAGGCCCACCCCGGCGCCAAACCACGCCCGCCAAGCCCGGGAGCCCGGCCGGCGGGGCGCCAGGTATTTCACAATGCCTACGTGCACGCCGTCGTTGGGCAGCGTGGTAAGCAGGGCCATGAGGTTTTGGAAGTGCGCCAGCAGCGTGAGGCCGCCCGGGCCGCCGTACACGGCCAGCAACTTGTTGAGCACCAACGCGCCGCTGGCCCGCGCCACCACCGAAATGCCCGAGCCCAAGGTGCCGCGCACAAAGCGCGCCAGGCCGGTGGGCGGCGCGGGCAGGCTGGCAGTAGGGGTTTCGTCTTCGGCGGCGGGCAGGCTCATGCGGGGGCATTACGGATGCGCAAAGTACTACCGCCGCTCCTACCAGCCGCACGTGGCCCTAGGTGCAGCCGGTTGGGTTAAATGCCGGCAGGTACTGTTGCCCGTTTCTGGCTTCTGCCCAAGAGCCGCCGCGCATCATGACGCAGGCGCAATCTGCGCTTTTCTAGTGGCCTCACTAATCCTTCCTCCTTCTTCCTTGGATCATTAGAGCGCCCGCTCCAGTGTGAGCTTCAGACTGGGCACGCCGCCCAGGTGGCGCTTAAACCGCAGCAACGATTCGTTCAGGCCTGTGGGCAGCGTGGATGTTCCTAGGTCGAGCAGGCGCAGGCCGCTGGCTTGAGCAAAGGCGTGCAAACCGGCGTTCAGCAACACCACGGGGCTGAAGGCGTTGTACTGCAGCGGACTAGCCGGGTAAAAGTTGTAGAGCACACCCCGGCCCGCCAACACGGCCACCGTGAGGGCAACCCACTCGCCGGCGGCATCGCGCACCGAAAACAACAGGTACTCGCGCGGAAAGCGCCGGAACAAGTCTTGAAGTTGCTCTTGCGTAAGCGAAAGCGCCTGGCCCTTTTCTTCGCGGCAGCGCCGCAGAAACTCGTAAGCCAGCGGCAGCAGCAACGGCGGCTCCTGTTCTACCCGAAACCCGTGGCGCAGGCACTTGTGCAAGCGGCGGCGCTCCGAGGGGTACAGCCGCGCCTCGTAGGGCTGCTCCAGCGGCAGGTAGCTGTCGATTTCGGCGAGGCTTACGCGGTGGCCGGTGCGCTGCAGCGCGGCCACCAGCGCGCCTGTGGTGCGGGGCTCGTAGGCAAACGGGGCCAGGCGCTGCACTAGCTGCCGCGCGCCGCGGGCCGCCAGCCCTAGGTGGCCGAGCGTCAGCCACTCGTCGAGCACCGCAGCGGGTACATCGGGGCGGAGCAGCTGCGGGCCGCCCAAGGGCGCCTGCCAGGGGCTGTGAGCCACGGCATCGGGGCCCACCAACACCGGCCACCAGCCCACGGTTTGGCCGAGGTGGTGGTCTTCGAGCAGCAACAACAGGCGCTGCCCGGTAGCGTGCGCCAGCTGGGCGGGCTGCACGTACAGATACAGCTCGTCGGCCAGGGGCAGCGCGGGCGCAAGCTCGGTTTGCCAGCGCATTTGGTAACGCCCGCTGCCGCTTCGCAACGCGCACGCCTCGCCCGAAACGGCAGCAGCAGATACGTCGTTGGAGGCAAAGGGCTTTTCAGTCACGCGGGCAAAGCAGGTAAGGCCACGAAGGTAACGCAAAAAAAGGCCTCAGGTGGCTGCGCTGGCCCTGCGGCCCTAGGTGGTAAGTAGGCCCGGCAACGCAAAGAGCCGCACATTTGTGGGCGCGTATGCGTAGCATTACGCCAAAGCCCGCTTGCGCGCCTCTAGCATTTCGCCTTGTATGTCTGATTTGAACCCGGCCAACCCGCACCCCGCCAACTCCGGCTCGTTTGCCACCGCGTCCGTTTCGGCCCCGCCGTTGCCCCCGCCCGACGACGAGGAAGAAGAGGACGTACACCGCACCACCAGCGTGGCCGACCGCGACGCCACCCGCCAGGCGCACATGCAGGGCGTGGGCGCCCGCCCCGGCACGCTTACCGTTTCGGACCGGGCGCTGCCGCCCCGGTTGTTTCTGATGAGCTACGATACCAAGAGCTTCGACGAGTGCGAGTGCTCGGACTACGACGAGCTGCTGCAGCGCTTCCGGAGCCAGCCCGAGCGGCGCCACTGGATTGATGTGCGCGGCTACGGCAACGTGGACCTGATGCGCCGCATCATGCAGGATTTTAACCTGCACCCGCTGCAAATGGAGGACGTGCTGGGCGACTACCAGCGCGCCAAGGTGGAGGTAAACGAGGATGGCCAGCTGTTTCTGGTGTCGCGCATGACGGAATTCACCGACCGGCTCGAAATCGACGACGACCAGCTCAGCTTGTTTACCGGCCCGAATTACGTGCTGTCGTTTCAGGACGATTACGAGGATTGTCTCGACTCGGTGCGGCACCGCATTCGCTCGGGCTACAGCCAAATCAAGCAACGCCCGCCGCTGTACCTGGCCTACGCCCTTACCGATGTGGTGCTCGACCACTACTACCCCACCATGGCCGCCATCGGCGACTACATCGAGGAGCTGGAAAACGTGATTTTGCGCGGGCGGCCCAACAAGCGCCTGCTCGCCCGCATCCTGCAAATCAAGAAGGACATTGTGCGCTTTCGGCGGCTGGTGTACCCCGAGCGCGAAAAAATTGCCGAGATGCTGCGCATGCCCGACGAAATAGTGTCGGAAGAAATGAAGGTGTTTTTGCGCGACTGTTACGACCACGCCATCCAGGCCCTCGACCTCACCGAGAGCTACCGCGAATCCGTGTCGAGCCTTATCGACCTGTACATGTCGGACCAAAGCAACCGCATGAACGAGGTGATGAAGGTGCTCACCATCATCAGCAGCATCTTCATCCCGCTGAGCTTTGTGGTGGGCTTGTACGGCATGAACTTCCAGCGCGAAAACCCCAACGGCGGCATCAATACCCTGAACATGCCCGAGCTGTACCACCCGTTGGGCTACCCTGTTTTGCTTACCATTCTGCTGATCATCGTTTCGGGCCAGCTCATTTATTTCTATAGAAAAGGCTGGCTAAGCAATTGACGGGTTGTTTTTTATAACTCTATTTGATTGTAGCAACCTAGCACCTCGGCAACCTGTTGCAGGCGGGCCTCTACGCTGCCCGTAAGCACCGTGTAGCTTATGCCCAGCAAGCCCAGCTGCAGCAGCACCGCCGCCTGCTGGGCGGCCTGCGCCGCGGCCGGGGCGCGGGTGCCATCCTGCTCGAAGGGGAAATCGGGCGCGCATACGAAGGAGTGTTGGTAGCGCGTGCTACACTCGTGGGCCAGGGCGTGGAGCTCGGGTTCGGCGCGGCCGTAGTAGGCGTACGAGTAAAACAGCGTGGTCAGGGCGTTGGTATCCACAAACAGCCAATGCCGGGCCTGCGGCGTAGCCTCGTCTTCCAGCGCGCGGTGGCGGCGCGCAATGCGCAGCAGGTCGTCGTAGGCAAGGTGGCCGTGCTGCGCCTCCCACAGCGTGCGGCCGTACTCGGCCACGTGGCAGCTGCCAAAGCGCCGAGCCAAGGCTGCGGCCAACGTCGATTTGCCGGTGCTTTCGGCCCCGAGCAGCACCACGCGCTGCACGTACGCGGGCGAGGCAAAATGGGCTTGCACCACGGGGTGCAGCCAGTTGGCCTGGCCATAGACATCGGTGCGCACCTGCGTACCCGATACGGGCACGCGGGCCCGGCTGGCATCTACCAACACGTGCGCGGCTCCTAGGTGCGCGGCAAAGCCCGGCCCGTAGGCCTCGCTGCTGAACACCACATCGATGCGCACACCTAGGGCGGCCAGTTGCCGCCGCACAAACTCGCGGTGCACGTAATCGGGTGCGGCGTTAGAGGGCAGCTCGTCGGCTTCGGGCAGCAGGTACCGCACCCGCAGCGGCGTAGTGCCGATGGCGGGCCCATACGTCTGGGCGT includes the following:
- a CDS encoding AAA family ATPase, with amino-acid sequence MRRGLVVGKFAPLHLGHQYLLETAAAHCDELHVWVYSNPEPARMPAPVRAGWITTIYAQTYGPAIGTTPLRVRYLLPEADELPSNAAPDYVHREFVRRQLAALGVRIDVVFSSEAYGPGFAAHLGAAHVLVDASRARVPVSGTQVRTDVYGQANWLHPVVQAHFASPAYVQRVVLLGAESTGKSTLAAALARRFGSCHVAEYGRTLWEAQHGHLAYDDLLRIARRHRALEDEATPQARHWLFVDTNALTTLFYSYAYYGRAEPELHALAHECSTRYQHSFVCAPDFPFEQDGTRAPAAAQAAQQAAVLLQLGLLGISYTVLTGSVEARLQQVAEVLGCYNQIEL
- a CDS encoding MATE family efflux transporter translates to MSLPAAEDETPTASLPAPPTGLARFVRGTLGSGISVVARASGALVLNKLLAVYGGPGGLTLLAHFQNLMALLTTLPNDGVHVGIVKYLAPRRPGSRAWRAWFGAGVGLNLLMLLLAFGTLPVLRGALLDAFRPSGWWVLGLVAGISLLTTHAYLAAVLLAAQRLRAYIGLTVALSLLGPLAVGAALWAGWPVRWVLLAYLLAQGLTAVPTAWLCGRYGLLPRRPRLRISRAAVAGLGQYLVMALSVLLCSKALDFAVREVLIGRFSLGQTGLWQAVAKLSDNYTMVFSAVMGAVFYPRVAALAGRPAEQRAFVRAVFGLLALVLAVGFGVLWLLRDWLLPLLFDARFAAARELLAPQLLGDWAKLLAWTLLYLLLAQAQALRYVLVQCASAALYAGLLVLLLPTWGLYGAPLAHALRFAGVLLFCLLYFRRYFRP
- a CDS encoding GNAT family N-acetyltransferase, with product MTEKPFASNDVSAAAVSGEACALRSGSGRYQMRWQTELAPALPLADELYLYVQPAQLAHATGQRLLLLLEDHHLGQTVGWWPVLVGPDAVAHSPWQAPLGGPQLLRPDVPAAVLDEWLTLGHLGLAARGARQLVQRLAPFAYEPRTTGALVAALQRTGHRVSLAEIDSYLPLEQPYEARLYPSERRRLHKCLRHGFRVEQEPPLLLPLAYEFLRRCREEKGQALSLTQEQLQDLFRRFPREYLLFSVRDAAGEWVALTVAVLAGRGVLYNFYPASPLQYNAFSPVVLLNAGLHAFAQASGLRLLDLGTSTLPTGLNESLLRFKRHLGGVPSLKLTLERAL
- the corA gene encoding magnesium/cobalt transporter CorA; protein product: MSDLNPANPHPANSGSFATASVSAPPLPPPDDEEEEDVHRTTSVADRDATRQAHMQGVGARPGTLTVSDRALPPRLFLMSYDTKSFDECECSDYDELLQRFRSQPERRHWIDVRGYGNVDLMRRIMQDFNLHPLQMEDVLGDYQRAKVEVNEDGQLFLVSRMTEFTDRLEIDDDQLSLFTGPNYVLSFQDDYEDCLDSVRHRIRSGYSQIKQRPPLYLAYALTDVVLDHYYPTMAAIGDYIEELENVILRGRPNKRLLARILQIKKDIVRFRRLVYPEREKIAEMLRMPDEIVSEEMKVFLRDCYDHAIQALDLTESYRESVSSLIDLYMSDQSNRMNEVMKVLTIISSIFIPLSFVVGLYGMNFQRENPNGGINTLNMPELYHPLGYPVLLTILLIIVSGQLIYFYRKGWLSN